In a genomic window of Lacrimispora sp. BS-2:
- a CDS encoding metal ABC transporter ATP-binding protein codes for MERQQNYAVEVEDLTVAYDAKPVLWDIDLKIPKGKLMAVVGPNGAGKTTLIKAMLGLLKPVTGAVRFLDGNEDIRTLKNRIGYVPQSGSVDWDFPATVQDVVLMGCYGKLGWIRRPRKSDVELAKQMLAKVGMQEYASRQISQLSGGQQQRVFLARALAQEAEVYFMDEPFKGVDAQTERAIVALLKELKEQNKTVVVVHHDLQTVPDYFDWVTLINLRVVACGPVEEVFHEDNLKKTYHSSGALLRGVM; via the coding sequence ATGGAAAGACAACAAAACTATGCGGTGGAGGTAGAAGATTTAACCGTAGCCTATGACGCCAAGCCTGTCCTTTGGGATATTGACTTAAAAATCCCAAAGGGAAAGCTGATGGCGGTGGTCGGTCCAAATGGAGCCGGTAAAACTACTTTAATCAAAGCCATGCTGGGGCTCTTAAAGCCTGTCACCGGAGCCGTCCGGTTTCTGGACGGTAATGAAGATATACGTACCTTGAAAAACCGCATCGGCTATGTACCTCAAAGCGGCAGCGTGGACTGGGATTTCCCGGCCACAGTACAGGATGTGGTGCTGATGGGCTGCTACGGCAAGCTAGGCTGGATCCGCCGTCCCCGTAAATCGGATGTGGAGCTGGCAAAACAAATGTTGGCAAAGGTAGGCATGCAGGAGTATGCTTCCCGCCAGATCAGCCAGCTCTCCGGCGGCCAGCAGCAGCGGGTTTTCCTGGCCCGCGCCCTGGCACAGGAAGCAGAGGTCTACTTTATGGATGAACCCTTCAAGGGGGTAGACGCTCAGACGGAACGGGCGATCGTAGCACTGTTAAAAGAACTGAAGGAGCAGAATAAAACCGTGGTGGTGGTCCATCACGATCTGCAAACGGTACCCGATTACTTTGACTGGGTTACCCTGATCAATCTGCGCGTGGTTGCCTGTGGGCCTGTGGAGGAAGTGTTCCACGAAGACAACCTGAAAAAGACCTACCACAGCTCCGGTGCGCTGCTAAGGGGTGTGATGTGA
- a CDS encoding metal ABC transporter permease, with amino-acid sequence MAPQIEIQIIAVIVAVACALPGTFLVLRKMSMMSDSITHTILLGIVLAFFVTHDLSSPLLIMGAALMGVVTVWLTELLSRTRLLAEDAAIGVVFPLLFSIAIILITRYAGSVHLDTDSVLLGELAFAPFDRMVIGGVDIGAKAIYTTGILLLINLAAIIVFFKELKIATFDPMLAAVLGFSPALVHYGLMALVSLTTVGAFQAVGSVLVVAFMIGPPVTAYLLTDDLKWMLILSGIIGAVNGILGYQAAALLDVSIAGSMAVVTGLVFFLVFVFAPRRGLIRSLLRRRNQKLEFAKATLLFHLSNHENSAEENAEAGVDTIKTHLHWTGEFTSKIIRSLEREDCVQLSGGLVKLTPEGRYAIMRNYITLFSP; translated from the coding sequence ATGGCACCGCAAATTGAAATTCAAATCATAGCCGTTATTGTAGCTGTGGCCTGTGCTCTCCCCGGAACCTTTCTGGTACTTCGTAAAATGTCAATGATGTCGGATTCCATTACCCATACGATTCTATTGGGAATTGTGCTCGCTTTTTTCGTCACCCACGATCTTTCCTCGCCTTTGCTGATTATGGGAGCCGCACTGATGGGGGTGGTGACCGTATGGCTGACGGAGCTTCTGAGCCGGACACGGCTGCTGGCGGAGGACGCTGCCATCGGCGTGGTGTTCCCCCTGCTCTTTTCTATAGCCATTATCCTGATTACCCGTTATGCCGGCTCGGTACACTTGGATACTGACTCAGTACTATTGGGAGAGCTGGCTTTTGCTCCTTTTGACCGTATGGTCATAGGCGGCGTGGATATAGGCGCAAAAGCGATTTACACAACAGGAATTCTGCTGCTGATCAATCTGGCGGCAATCATCGTTTTCTTTAAAGAACTAAAGATAGCAACCTTTGATCCCATGCTGGCCGCCGTGCTGGGTTTTTCCCCTGCATTGGTGCATTACGGGCTGATGGCACTGGTATCCCTTACCACAGTCGGGGCATTTCAGGCGGTAGGATCTGTATTGGTGGTAGCCTTTATGATCGGTCCTCCAGTGACGGCTTACCTGCTGACAGATGATCTAAAATGGATGCTGATTTTAAGCGGGATCATTGGAGCAGTCAACGGAATTCTGGGGTATCAGGCGGCAGCGCTGCTGGATGTTTCCATTGCGGGCAGCATGGCTGTTGTAACTGGATTGGTCTTCTTCCTTGTGTTTGTTTTTGCGCCTCGCAGAGGACTGATCCGTTCACTTCTCAGGCGGAGGAATCAAAAACTGGAGTTTGCTAAAGCGACGCTTTTATTTCATCTTTCTAATCATGAGAACAGTGCAGAAGAAAATGCGGAAGCAGGCGTTGATACCATAAAGACGCATCTGCACTGGACTGGTGAGTTTACTTCGAAAATCATCAGATCTTTAGAACGGGAGGACTGTGTTCAGCTATCCGGTGGTTTGG
- a CDS encoding metal-dependent transcriptional regulator — protein MTPNKEDYLKAIYKLGGMEELVNNKQIAETLQIAPASVTEMLGKLKREGLIHYEPYKGSCLTPEGIQVAISLVRGHRLWEVFLMRHLGYSWSEAHEDAELLEHITPPRLTARLDQFLNYPAYCPHGSAIPQPDGQIDRAQLLTLNLLPMGTASHIRRVKEEKELLDYLQESGITIGCSVRIIDAAAYEGPLTLDLEGRHVQISYKAACQIYVDEIQGI, from the coding sequence ATGACACCAAATAAAGAAGATTATTTAAAAGCCATTTATAAACTGGGAGGCATGGAAGAACTGGTAAACAATAAGCAGATTGCGGAAACTTTGCAGATCGCTCCTGCTTCTGTGACAGAAATGCTGGGAAAGCTGAAGCGGGAAGGGCTGATCCATTATGAGCCTTATAAAGGCTCGTGCCTGACGCCTGAGGGAATTCAGGTTGCCATTTCGCTGGTAAGGGGCCACCGGCTCTGGGAGGTTTTTCTGATGCGCCATCTTGGCTACTCCTGGAGTGAGGCACATGAAGACGCGGAACTGCTGGAACATATTACACCGCCACGCCTGACAGCCCGGTTGGATCAGTTTCTGAATTACCCTGCCTATTGCCCCCACGGCAGCGCAATTCCCCAGCCTGACGGCCAAATCGACCGCGCTCAGCTGCTGACCTTGAACCTGCTTCCTATGGGAACAGCTTCCCATATACGGCGTGTAAAGGAAGAAAAGGAACTGCTGGACTATCTGCAGGAAAGCGGAATCACCATTGGTTGCTCTGTCCGCATTATTGATGCAGCAGCATATGAAGGCCCGCTGACGCTTGATCTGGAAGGCAGGCATGTTCAAATCAGTTATAAGGCCGCCTGTCAAATCTATGTAGACGAAATCCAAGGGATTTGA
- a CDS encoding zinc ABC transporter substrate-binding protein, translating to MNQKTKGLLGMILSFTLLLTGCSAPPVNTDSSKDKLNIVATTTMLADLTAVIGGERVTVNGLMGPGIDPHLYQASAGDVSLMQKADVVVYNGLHLEGKMGEIFENLSSQGPAVICIEKGLDESMLLAWENDNSIHDPHIWFDVSLWKDAAKTVAKGLAESDPTGKADYEANLDAYLKELDETDAYIRSRAAELPESQRVLVTAHDAFQYFGKAYGFEVRGLQGISTDAEAGTADVSDLANFIVERQIKAIFVESSVPPKTIEALQAAVKAKGFDVSIGGELYSDSLGDAESEADTYVLTVKANIDTIVDALK from the coding sequence ATGAATCAAAAAACCAAAGGCCTTCTTGGCATGATCCTGAGTTTCACATTATTACTTACGGGCTGCTCTGCTCCGCCGGTAAACACAGACTCTTCAAAAGATAAATTAAATATTGTAGCCACCACCACCATGCTGGCTGATCTGACTGCAGTCATAGGCGGAGAACGGGTTACAGTAAACGGCCTTATGGGGCCAGGTATTGACCCGCACTTGTATCAAGCCAGTGCCGGAGATGTTTCCCTGATGCAGAAAGCGGATGTGGTGGTATATAACGGCCTGCATCTGGAAGGAAAAATGGGAGAAATATTTGAAAATCTCTCCAGTCAGGGACCTGCCGTCATCTGCATTGAAAAGGGCTTAGACGAATCCATGCTTCTTGCATGGGAGAATGACAATTCCATCCACGATCCTCATATCTGGTTCGATGTTTCCTTATGGAAGGATGCAGCTAAAACCGTTGCAAAGGGATTAGCAGAATCCGATCCCACTGGAAAGGCAGACTATGAAGCAAATCTGGACGCCTATTTAAAAGAACTTGATGAGACGGATGCGTACATTCGCAGCCGGGCTGCTGAGCTGCCGGAGTCACAGCGCGTACTGGTAACCGCTCACGATGCATTTCAATACTTTGGTAAAGCCTACGGATTTGAGGTACGGGGCCTGCAGGGCATCAGCACCGATGCAGAAGCAGGCACAGCCGATGTAAGTGATCTGGCTAATTTTATAGTGGAACGGCAGATTAAGGCGATTTTCGTAGAATCTTCCGTGCCGCCAAAAACCATTGAAGCGCTGCAGGCTGCGGTAAAAGCGAAGGGCTTTGATGTTTCCATCGGCGGGGAACTTTATTCTGACTCCCTGGGCGATGCCGAGTCTGAAGCCGATACTTATGTCCTGACCGTTAAAGCAAATATTGACACGATTGTGGATGCCTTAAAGTGA
- a CDS encoding metal ABC transporter permease, whose amino-acid sequence MFNSIISLFSDYTFQTVALGSALLGLISGVLGSFAVLRRQSLLGDGVSHAALPGVVMAFVLTGSKNTEVLLLGALISGLLATLFIVSIVRHTRVKFDSALALVMSVFFGLGLVLLTYVQKIPNSNQAGLKRFIFGQASTLLKRDIILMVICGLILFALVLLFWKEFKLFTFDSDFAQSLGFSPKKLNLLLSFMIVLAIIIGLQTVGVILMSAMLITPAVAARQWTNKLWGMVTLSALFGAVSGILGTAASSLVPKLPTGPAIVVCVSAIVTISVLFAPGRGVLHRVYQRRKNKVLYKFEGGVSDGTAN is encoded by the coding sequence ATGTTTAACAGTATTATTTCGTTATTTTCCGATTATACATTTCAGACAGTGGCTCTTGGTTCCGCCCTCCTAGGCCTGATCAGCGGAGTGCTCGGCAGCTTTGCAGTGCTTCGCAGACAGAGCCTTCTGGGAGACGGAGTATCCCACGCTGCCCTCCCCGGCGTGGTAATGGCCTTTGTCCTGACAGGCAGTAAAAATACAGAAGTTCTCCTGCTAGGCGCCCTTATTTCCGGTTTGCTGGCAACGCTGTTCATTGTCAGTATTGTGCGGCATACCCGGGTAAAGTTTGACAGTGCTCTGGCTCTGGTGATGTCGGTATTCTTTGGACTGGGCCTGGTGCTGCTCACCTACGTCCAGAAGATTCCAAATTCCAATCAGGCTGGGCTTAAACGCTTTATCTTCGGGCAGGCGTCCACGCTTTTAAAGCGGGATATCATTCTGATGGTAATTTGCGGCCTTATATTGTTTGCACTGGTGCTGCTGTTCTGGAAGGAATTTAAGCTTTTCACTTTTGACAGCGACTTTGCCCAAAGTCTTGGCTTTTCCCCAAAGAAACTGAATCTCCTGCTGTCATTTATGATCGTGCTGGCAATCATTATCGGATTGCAGACGGTAGGCGTTATCCTCATGAGCGCCATGCTGATTACTCCTGCGGTTGCCGCACGCCAGTGGACCAATAAGCTATGGGGCATGGTGACGCTCTCAGCACTTTTCGGAGCCGTGTCCGGCATCTTAGGAACGGCAGCCAGTTCTCTCGTTCCAAAGCTGCCCACAGGCCCGGCTATCGTGGTCTGCGTTAGCGCCATCGTGACCATCAGCGTTCTGTTTGCCCCTGGGCGCGGTGTTTTGCACAGAGTATATCAACGCAGAAAAAATAAAGTTTTATATAAGTTTGAAGGAGGTGTATCGGATGGCACCGCAAATTGA